The window ATCTGGTCGGTGATCCTCACTCTGTCGCCGGTGATCGTGTTCTACATGCTGATGGTGGCCTAGCAGCAAAGTCACGTTCCCAAAAACGCAAAACGCGCGGAGGTCCGCGCGTTTTTCGTCCGGGGAATGATTTATGAAAAATTACGCCGCCTGCTTGTGCATTGCGCCGGACGCCGACGCCGTGCCGCGAATAGCCTTTACCGAACGTTCGATCGCCGCCCACAGCCTGGCGATTTCCTGAGCCGCACGACTCTCGGCCTGATATTCCCGCGCGCCCTCGCCGTGGCTCAACGCCATCAGCAGATCCGAACGGTTGGTGATCTGGCCGCCCCACACCGGAGCACGGAACTTCGCCAGCGCCTCGCGGGCGATGGTGACGATCGGGCTTTCGGACTCGTCGCGGCGCGCCGGCGCACCGTTGAGCACGACCGCGTAGGGCTTGCGCGCCGCACGGCACATCTGGATGGTTTCCTGCACCGCGTTGACGTCGAACACGCCGGGACGGGCGGGAATCACCACCATGGTGGCATTGCGGATAGCGTCGTCGACGACGGCCGACAGGTTCGGCGGCGTGTCGATCAGCACCCATTCATAACCGTCGCGCTTGGCCGCGGAGACGATGCCGCTGACCGAGTTCACCGCGGACTTGATCGGCGGCTCGTTGGTGCCACGCAGCTTGTGCCACAGCGTGAGCGAGCCTTGCGGATCCGCATCGACGAGCAGGATCGGCTTGGTCGCCTTGATCTGCGCGGCGAGATGCGCGGCCAGCGTACTCTTGCCTGAGCCACCTTTACGCGATGCAAAAACAATAACGTTCATACCTCTGCCTCCAGATTGACCCCAGGCGGCGAAAATGAATCACCGCGGTGATTCGGGAAAGAAAAATTTATCATAAGTTATGCTGGCGCCATGAAATAACAAAGCGCGTTGGCTTTTGAGTCACACTGCTGCGTGCGACGACGGCTTCACGCCGGCAATCGTGCATTTATTGAGCAGTCCGGCGGGAAAAATGGGATGCAACCTCGCCGCGCAATCCGTTTCGCGACTCGTTTCCATCCCCACATGATCGCAATCGTCGCAAGCGTCCGCACACGGAGGCGAACAAAAGGAGTCCGGTGGCTGGTGTGGGGCTGATGCCTCGGTCAGTTTGACTCAAGGGGCGAGCAAACGAGGGCCGGACACGCAAATGCCCGGGACTTCAAACGCACTGCGCGCTGTGGCCCGGGCATGGTCGAGTTTCAGAAAGGGAACGCGGTGCCCGCGCTCAGCCTTCGCTGGCTTTCTTCTTCTTGGCCGGCTTGGTGCTCTTCTTCGCCGTCCGGGCCGAGCTCTTGGGCGCGATGCTGGTCGGCTTGCCGGCGCGGGGCGCCGCCGCCATGCCCGGCTCCGGTCCCGGCCGGAAGAAGGCCCGGCACTGCGGCGAGAGCTGCGACTTCTTCTGAATCATGCAGGCGGTGATGGCGTCGACGTTCGGAACGAACTCGCCGCACAGCCGCATCGCATCGGGGGTGCAGGCCTGCTGCTCCTCCTGGGAGTAGGCAAAGCCTTCACCCGGGTGGATCAGGACGGCCAGGGCGATCCCCGTGATTGCAGCAGCGAAAGATTTCTTGAAACGGAACGCCGGCATCGATCCCCCCAAATGTCGAGTCGGAGCGGATAGTGGGTGAACGGGGGTTCGTTGGCAACGAGGCGAGATGCGAAAGCCGGGACGTGTGCGGTCTCGGCAACAGGGTGCCCCCAAAACAAAAAACGCGAAAACAACCCCATGCACAGTAGCCAAGTCCATGTACCCATTGAACTTTGCGGATCGCGATTTGCGGATTTTACGAAATCGCATTTGACTCGTCGGGCAAAACAGGAGCATCATGCCATCATCACAGAACGTGCGTGGGGTGGTCGGCTTGTCTCCTGCGCTGGACAAAAGCGTGAGCGGGAGCGGAGACGATTGCATGGAGCGAAATGAGGCGGAGCTGCCGCTGTCCGGCGTGACAGTGGTCTCGCTCGAGCAGGCGATCGCGGCTCCTCTTGCCAGCCGGCATCTTGCGGACTGGGGCGCGCGCGTCATCAAGATCGAGCGGCCGGGCGATGGTGATTTCTGCCGCGACTACGATCACGTGATGAACGGGATGTCGAGCCAGTTCGTCTGGACCAACCGGTCGAAGGAGAGCCTCGCCATCGACATCAAGAGTCCTGATGGCCAGGAGGTGCTCGAGGCCCTGCTGCCCCAGGCCGACGTCTTCATCCAGAACCTGGCGCCCGGCGCGGCGGAGCGGCTGGGCCTCGATGCCGCATCGCTGCTGCGAAAATTTCCCCGGATCATCGCCTGCGACGTGTCGGGCTATGGCGCGGGCGGACCCTACAGCGACAAGAAGGCCTACGACCTCCTGGTGCAGTGCGAGGCCGGCGTCCTCGCCATCAACGGCACCGAGGCGGAGCCCGCCAAGGTCGGGCTTTCGGTGGTCGATATCGCCACCGGCATGTACATCCTCAACGGCGTGCTGATGGCGCTGTATCGCCGCGAGCGCACCGGCAAGGGCACCGCCTTCCAGGCCTCGCTGTTCGATTCCATCACGGACTGGATGAGCTATCCCGCCTTCTACACGCAGAGTACCGGCCGGCCGCTGCCGCGAACCGGGGCCAGGCATGCAACGATAGCGCCGTATGGCCCTTTCCGCGTCGGCGACGGCAACACGATCTTCTTCGGCATCCAGAACGACCGGGAATGGCGCTCGCTGTGCGCGATCGTGCTTGGCGATGCGCCTTTTGCCGACCACCCCCGCTTCCGCACCAATCCGCTGCGCATGCAGAACAGGGACGATCTGCAGGTCCATATCGAGCAGCGTTTTGCAGCGATGAGCAGTGACGAGGTGCTGCGGCTGCTCGACGAGGCCTCGATCGCCAACGCGCATCTGAATTCGGTCGAGGCGTTTCTGGAGCACGAGCAGCTCCGCTCCCGCGACCGCGTGCAAACGGTAAGCACTCCGTGCGGTCCGGTGATGAGCTTCCTGCCGGCTCTCACCATTCCCGGCCTGTCGCCCAGGATGGATCCCGTCCCCAGCGTCGGGCAGCACAACCCATCCATCCTCAGCGAGCTCGGTCTCGCAAAGGAGACATGACGATGGCGCCCCAGCGGCCGACGCGGGTCTATCTGGCCGTTCCCGCGCATCGCTCCCGTCTCGTCGCCAAGGCTGCTGCCTCGGCCGCAGACGCGGTGTTCATGGACCTCGAGGACGCGGTGCCGCCGTCCGAGAAGAGCGTGGCACTGGAAGAAGCCGCGCGGGCGCTGTCCTCGCTGGATTGGGGCAACAAGGTCGTCGCGGTCAGGCTCAACGCCGTCGACAGCCCCTTCATCGCGCAGGAAATCCGCAAGCTCGCCGCGCTGCCCCGGCTGGATTCGGTGATCGTGCCGAAGGCGGAGCGCGCAAGCGATATCGCCGCCATTGCCGATCAGCTGCGCGCGGCCGCGCCGGATCGCCCCTCGCCTGTTGCGCTCGAGCTGCTGATCGAGACCGCGCTGGGTCTCGTCAATGTCGACGCGCTCGCCGCCGCGCACGACAGCGTCGCCGCCCTTCATCTCGGTGTCGGCGATTTCGCCGCGTCGATCGGCGCCCGCTCCTCGGAAATCGGCGCGTCGCCGGACGGCTACAGGCACGTGGGCTCCGCCCAGAGCGGCTATGCCTCCGCCCCGCTCGACCTGTTCGCCTATCCGATGATGCGCCTGCTGGTGGCCGCGCGCGCGTTCGGCCTGCGCGCCATTGACGGTCCGTGCGGCGCGTTCCGCGATGCCAGACTGACCGAAAGCAGCGCGCTCAAGGCGGCTGCGATGGGTTTTGACGGCAAGCAGGTGATTCATCCCGACCAGATCGAGCCGACGCTGCGGGCGTTCGTCCCGTCCGACACTGAACTGGCGCACGCGCGGCGGGTGGTCGAGGCCATGGAGCAGGCCGAGGCGCAGGGCCAGGGCGCGGTGACGCTCGACGGCAAGATGATCGACTATGCCAATGTCCGCATGGCGCGCAGGATCATCGAGATGGGATCGTAGCGGCGCATGTCTACAGTGCTGATCGTCGCGCCGGTGTTTGCGCTGATCGCGGCCGGCTATGCCGCGGTGCTGTTTCGCTTCGTCTCCGAGACCGCGCACAAGGGCATCTCCGAATTCGCCTTCAGCATCGCGATTCCCGCGCTGCTGTTCCGCACCATCGTCGTCTCGGAATTTTCCGGCGTCAGCCCGTGGCGGATGTGGGGCGCCTATTACGGCGCGCTCGCGCTGACCTGGGTTGCGGCGCTGACGCTCTCGGCGCTGCTGCGGCAACAGCGCGAGGACCGCGAGGACGGCGTCGTGTTCGCGATCGGCTCGGTCTACGGCAACATCGTGATGCTCGGCATTCCCCTGACGCTCTCGGCGCTGGGCAACGAGGCCGCAGGCCCGATGGCGCTGATCCTGTCGGTGAACACGCCGCTGCTCTGGCTCTGCGGCACGCTGCAGATGGAGCTGGTCGACCGCAAGCAGACGGCCTCGGCCGCGTCGCTGATCGTGCCGGTGCTGCTGGATCTTTCCCGCAACCCGATCATGCTGGCGATCGGCTTCGGCCTCGTCTGGCGCCTCACCGGCCTCGCCCTGCATCCCGTCGTCGACCGGACCGTCGAGCTGTTGGCGCAGGCGGGATCGCCGGCGGCGCTGATCGCGCTCGGCATCAATCTCTTTCGCTTCGAGGTCAAGGGCGAGAAGCTCGGCATCCTCGCCATGAGCGCGCTCAAGCTGCTGGCAATGCCGGCGGCCGCTTTCGTGCTGGCAAAGCTGCTCGACCTGCCGCCGCTCGCGGCCGGCGTGGTCGTGCTGTTCGCGGCGATGCCGACCGGCGCCAATGCGTATATCTTCGCGGTTCAGTACCAGCGGCTGGTGAACCCGGTGTCGGGCGCGGTGGCGCTGGGCACGCTGCTGGCGGCGGTGACGTTGCCGGTGGTGGTGTGGATGGTGGCGAGGTGAGGTGTCAGAGACTAGCGAGCGCGCCGCACCACCTCCCAAATATCAAATCAGCGCAGGCCCAGGAACGAGAGCACCACACCAACTACGACGACGAGTCCGACCAGATAGATAAGTCCGTTCATGTCTCAGCTCCTCAGCGTTGTCAGTCCTGCCGCAACACAAACACCCAAGGTCGTGAAAAGGTTCGGCGTTGCCCGACGCCGATTTCTCCTGAAATGGGGGAACGAAAGCGACCGATCCTGCCTCGTGGCGTGCTGAGCCCTCGCCCCCACCCTGACTGCCGAAAGGGCTATTGAACACGCTGGCCCTCGCGCCAGGCCATCTCCCAGAAGTCCGCCTCGAGCCGAGTGGCTTCCTTGAAGATCGCGATCAGCTCCGCCTCGCGCGCCGGCGTGGCGTAGAGATCGGCGAGATGCTCCATGTGCGCCCGCGCTTTGGCAGCGACCTCCTGGTACGGCGCGCCGGCGTATTCCGCGATCCAGACGCGGTAGGCGTTCGTCGCGGCGGCCGCGAGGGGGAGCGAGGTGAGCCGCGTCGCGATCTCCGCGTACCCGATCACGCAGGGGGCAAGCGCCACCTTGAGCGCCAGCAGATCGCCGCGCATTCCCGCGTCGAGCACGTAGCGTGTATAGGCCAGCATCTCGGCCGCCGGAGGGGCCTGTTCAAGATCGGTCGGCGATAGACCCCATTCGGCACAAAGCTTCACATGCAGGTTCATCTCGACATCGAGGATGGCCGAAAGGCCGGCCGCTGCTTCACGCATGTCGGCAAGTCTTGGCGACTTGTAGACCGCCAGCGCGTAGGCGCGAGCAAACTCGATGAGGAACAAATAGTCCTGAACGAGGTAGTGACGAAACGCCGCTTCGGGAAGCGAGCCGTCCGCCAATCCGTTCGTGAAGGGATGCTCGGTGTAGGCCCGCCACTCGGCGGATGCTGCTGTCTTGAGACGCTCGAAGAAACTCACGATGTTTTTTGCCTGGCCTGTTTGTTGAACGCCTTTGGTTCGCTACCGATAGCGCATTGCGGACCGAGGAGCTACGGTGACCGCGGACAGAATTGGTTTTGAGCAGCGTTGCGGTAGGGGACTTTCTGCGACGGGGATTTTGTGCACTGTCACCGCAATTAGAAACACAGTCATTCTGCCAAGTCAGCCAGCCATCGTTGGAGCCCGTGACCGTTGATGAGTTCGAGCCGATAAGGCAGCACTTGCTTCATTCCTGGAGCTTCCTCTATGCGAGGAGCGAAATCCGACGTAGTCGCGATGATGCCTTTGCTGACGTTGGCTTCGGTACTTAAGACGCCAAGCATCTCGTGAACGTGTGCGCGGTCGACTAAGCGGTTAGGCGCGTAAGCCTTCATCGACCCTAGAATTCGCAGACACCCGACACCTGGCTTCACGGCAATTACATCGCGTCCGTGATCGCCTGATCTAGGGGTAAGAGTAACCTCATAGCCTTCGGCACTCATCGCACCCGCAAGCATCTCTTCCCACTGCCGGTCACTGAGCTGAAATGCCAGCCCCCAGTCCTCTCCTAAACGTTGGGCTATCTCGACCCAAACTGACGCATAGGACTTAATGAGCAGGCCTTCGGAAGTTTGCTGGTCTGGAACGATCAAGCCGTTCAGCGTAATCGAAGCAACATTTGTGGCGTTGCTCAGCAAAGTAATCGCCTTCTTTCGGGGACTGCTCGCTCCGAGCCTCCCGAAACCCGCGCCCATTCGCCCGAAACCGCCGATCATTTCTTTCCCAATTCAATTCCAAGAACAGTGTGACACTGCACCAATTTATGTTGCCGGAGGGCAACGACGGAGGCACGCGCAACAGATCGAAGACGGAATATTGTGCACTGTCACCCTGACTCTATTATCGACACTACGCGGCGGGCGACGTTTCATCCCCCTAACCACAAGAGGTCATATGGAGCGGCGCGCCTCTCAGAATTGTGGTGGCGACGTCCTATGTCACCTCATGAAGTTTCGTGCACTGTCCCGGCAATATGCTCTCAACGCGCGCCGATGTCTGGGATTACATTGCGGTCCGGCTCTTCAAAACTTGCCAATATCCGGCCAGGAATGCGCTTTATATCAAGATTTTTGATTAAGAATGCACGGCTCCCGAATTTTCCTAACCAATCGGACCGCGCCTGCTTCCAGTCCGAAAAAGCACAGAAGTCCTTCACTGGAATATTGCACGGCTTGGGAGGTGGATCTTTCTGAGAGAAGCCAAGAGGATGCCAATCCGGATAGAGCCCGCCCACGAAGTCTCGAGAAAGTGCTTTTCCGCAAAAGAAATCGTGAGCAAGTTGGCAGTAGCGCGGATAGTGGTTCTTGAATTCGTCCACCCTGTAGGTCCGTATCCCGAAGTCCTTTAGGTCCTCAAGCTCCTCAGAGCTCAACGCCGCATTCGCAAAGAACTTCTCCTTCGCCTCTAACGTGCTGTTGGCTTCGACATCATTGATAACTTGCAACAGGCCTCTTGCGTTTGCCGGATAGAGGCGTGTCCGCAACGGAAAAATGATGGCCGATACGTGCTGCCCGGGTTGATAGCTGCTGCCAATTTTCTCAAGAGCAGACTTTACTGAGAGCCCCACCAACTCGTTGTAGTTTGCCACAAAAGAATAGACCTGCTTCGGCGGCCCGAGACGTTCTAATTGATCGATGCCGAGTTCAGGCCTTTCGATTGGATCGAATGCGATCAAACGTATAACGTAATTTACGCGATTGTTGTTGATCAGGTCATCGAAGGCTTGGTCAACCTTCTTCGTTTGAATAGGATTCTGCGAAACGTAAAATAAAGCCAATGCTGGACCGGCGGCCGAAAACAACAGCCCTCCAACCAAGCAAACAAAGAGCGCAACCTTAACAAAGGTGGATAGCTCTTCCGGCTTGGATTTGACGGCTATGTAAGCCATCACACCAGTGAGCAAGAGCAGGACCAAGCCCACCGCTGAAAGTATGGCGGTAGAAGAAGAGCCTAGGACAAGGCTCAAAACATCGCGTACCGCTTCAAAAAAAGCACTGAGGTCCATTGGGATGCCCTCAAATGTACAAAAGAAATATCCTCTATGTTGGATTGAAATTCATGTTCGCGCAACCCATCTCGAAGTGAATTTCAGGTGAGAAGTCTTGCCGTCGAGCACGGCAAAGTTGGCAGTATGATCACTCAGCGGCCCCTGACGATCTGCAGGGCGACCAAGTGATTCCATTTGTTGCGCTGTTGTTTTCGGACAGCGCAAATCTGGTAGGCTTATTTAGATCCAAGTATGAGCAGTCCAATACCGCTGGTACAGTTGGGTGGGCTCGAACCACCGACCTCCTGTTCCACAGACAGGCGCTCTAACCAACTGAGCTACAACTGCATCCTTGCGAGCCGCCCGAGGGGCGCCCTTGATAGGGCCGGTCACCGAGGGGGGCTGGACGGGGCGGAAACTAGGTGCAACGGGCGTTTTTGGCAAGGCCGCAAACGGACGAAAAACCGGGGTAAATCACCCTCAGCGCAATGAAATCAGGCTTGATGGCGACCGCAGCGAGGTTGCGCTCCCCTCGCCCGCTTGGTCGCGACACTCTCGTTGAGGAAAGAGCCCTCTCCCGGCCTCTCCCGCAAGCGGGAGAGGTGAAGAAAAAACCCGGGCTCTAGGCCCGGGTTTCTTAATTGAGACGGCCGGGCCGGATCAGGCGGCGGGGTAGAGCTTCGCGGCGGAGGCCTTGATCGGCTCGACGGTCGCGGTGGCGACGCGCTGGGTCAGCTCGGCGAGCTCCCTGGCCTGGGTCTGGAAGGTCTCGAGCTGCGCCCTGGAATGGTTGGTCCACAGCGCGAACGCATCCTGCGGCGCCTTCACGCTGAACAGCTCCTGGGTGAAGTCGAGATGGGCCTTGGTGTTGGCCTTCGCGAACTCCATC of the Bradyrhizobium sp. WSM1417 genome contains:
- a CDS encoding ParA family protein, coding for MNVIVFASRKGGSGKSTLAAHLAAQIKATKPILLVDADPQGSLTLWHKLRGTNEPPIKSAVNSVSGIVSAAKRDGYEWVLIDTPPNLSAVVDDAIRNATMVVIPARPGVFDVNAVQETIQMCRAARKPYAVVLNGAPARRDESESPIVTIAREALAKFRAPVWGGQITNRSDLLMALSHGEGAREYQAESRAAQEIARLWAAIERSVKAIRGTASASGAMHKQAA
- a CDS encoding CaiB/BaiF CoA-transferase family protein — encoded protein: MERNEAELPLSGVTVVSLEQAIAAPLASRHLADWGARVIKIERPGDGDFCRDYDHVMNGMSSQFVWTNRSKESLAIDIKSPDGQEVLEALLPQADVFIQNLAPGAAERLGLDAASLLRKFPRIIACDVSGYGAGGPYSDKKAYDLLVQCEAGVLAINGTEAEPAKVGLSVVDIATGMYILNGVLMALYRRERTGKGTAFQASLFDSITDWMSYPAFYTQSTGRPLPRTGARHATIAPYGPFRVGDGNTIFFGIQNDREWRSLCAIVLGDAPFADHPRFRTNPLRMQNRDDLQVHIEQRFAAMSSDEVLRLLDEASIANAHLNSVEAFLEHEQLRSRDRVQTVSTPCGPVMSFLPALTIPGLSPRMDPVPSVGQHNPSILSELGLAKET
- a CDS encoding CoA ester lyase, giving the protein MTMAPQRPTRVYLAVPAHRSRLVAKAAASAADAVFMDLEDAVPPSEKSVALEEAARALSSLDWGNKVVAVRLNAVDSPFIAQEIRKLAALPRLDSVIVPKAERASDIAAIADQLRAAAPDRPSPVALELLIETALGLVNVDALAAAHDSVAALHLGVGDFAASIGARSSEIGASPDGYRHVGSAQSGYASAPLDLFAYPMMRLLVAARAFGLRAIDGPCGAFRDARLTESSALKAAAMGFDGKQVIHPDQIEPTLRAFVPSDTELAHARRVVEAMEQAEAQGQGAVTLDGKMIDYANVRMARRIIEMGS
- a CDS encoding AEC family transporter, with the translated sequence MSTVLIVAPVFALIAAGYAAVLFRFVSETAHKGISEFAFSIAIPALLFRTIVVSEFSGVSPWRMWGAYYGALALTWVAALTLSALLRQQREDREDGVVFAIGSVYGNIVMLGIPLTLSALGNEAAGPMALILSVNTPLLWLCGTLQMELVDRKQTASAASLIVPVLLDLSRNPIMLAIGFGLVWRLTGLALHPVVDRTVELLAQAGSPAALIALGINLFRFEVKGEKLGILAMSALKLLAMPAAAFVLAKLLDLPPLAAGVVVLFAAMPTGANAYIFAVQYQRLVNPVSGAVALGTLLAAVTLPVVVWMVAR
- the tenA gene encoding thiaminase II; its protein translation is MSFFERLKTAASAEWRAYTEHPFTNGLADGSLPEAAFRHYLVQDYLFLIEFARAYALAVYKSPRLADMREAAAGLSAILDVEMNLHVKLCAEWGLSPTDLEQAPPAAEMLAYTRYVLDAGMRGDLLALKVALAPCVIGYAEIATRLTSLPLAAAATNAYRVWIAEYAGAPYQEVAAKARAHMEHLADLYATPAREAELIAIFKEATRLEADFWEMAWREGQRVQ
- a CDS encoding restriction endonuclease, which translates into the protein MIGGFGRMGAGFGRLGASSPRKKAITLLSNATNVASITLNGLIVPDQQTSEGLLIKSYASVWVEIAQRLGEDWGLAFQLSDRQWEEMLAGAMSAEGYEVTLTPRSGDHGRDVIAVKPGVGCLRILGSMKAYAPNRLVDRAHVHEMLGVLSTEANVSKGIIATTSDFAPRIEEAPGMKQVLPYRLELINGHGLQRWLADLAE
- a CDS encoding phasin; this translates as MTGATDPFSASIIPFEVPEQMRAFAEKGVSQARENYAKFKDAAETHNGTVEAVFSSAHKGVSEYTAKLMEFAKANTKAHLDFTQELFSVKAPQDAFALWTNHSRAQLETFQTQARELAELTQRVATATVEPIKASAAKLYPAA